The genomic DNA CCAGTGGAGAAGCAGCCTCCAGCCCCGGAGAGTACAGATCTCCCCTGTGTCCCCCCCACCACAAAGTAGGAAAAGTTTTAACAGCACCGTAACACCTACAATAAACAGCATTaaccacacgcacgcacaccttggccataattgacaactctacttaagctcccactatatgaatacatccTTCCAATGGGCATTGTACTactatgatataaatcttgatttattttaattcaaataaagtcttaccagaaagacaattcaaggttaaatttgctgatgcggccccaaaagtaaatgcacaaaatgacagcaaaaaatacacaaatgtgtttttaaaaacataaattaacagagcaatacagaaaagaacaacacaaatatttaatacacaaaaggagaaaaagaaaagcacaattggacaacaaaaatacataaaagaacaacaaaaattaaaaaaaaaaaaaagaaacctacAAAAACGTACAAACCAACGGAGAAATACAAAACAGaatacacaatgggacaacagaaatacacaaaattagaacaaTATACAtccaaaattactaaaaaatgtacaaaagaacaacacaactacaaagcacaacaaaatacacaaaagtagtAAAGAGTCACAATGGgactgggacatttattaacaagcaACTAATCAATATGTGCCACAGCACATGTGactgagtgagttctgtagtgtgtcttgtttaggggaaggtctggttAGAACTCcctctaactgtgcttttcatgctgttctgagaagtaatgaaagcagcaactcctaaaacaagtattttaatacaaaataagatataccagttaccatatatatatatatatatatatatatatatatgcgattctcgccaaaatagaaagcttgatgtatcttgaatctcgatattttgcccagccctaccagAGGCACAAAGAAATAGTCAAAAACTTACCAATAAATATTGCAAACTGGTTCAGTCTGGGCACCTTGGCACCTGGAGCACAGTCCTGTATTGTGAGAGTGTATCTAGGAAGTCCTGTCTTGCTGTGGCACAGAGTGAGCGAGACGTCGAGGGCGTTAGTTTCAGTGCGAAGCCTTTTTCTCAGGACAGAGTACGCCTGATGTTCCCTCACCGACGACAACAGCTCAGAAACCTGTGCGTAACGAAGGGGAGCGCCGTCCTCTCCCAGACACATCTCAAGGATGGGTGTCGGCATGGGCTGACGGAACTTTGTGCAGACCAGAACAAAGACGGGCAGAGCGAAGGAGTCCTCCTCAGTCCGATCTCCTTCCTGCAGGCAATGGAGTCTGATCGCCCAACCCTTAAGGACAAAATGCTCCACCGCCAACTTGATCACACTCTCCTGTGCCAGTGTCACACAGACGTAACGTCCTCCAACACTTAGGACACGACATACctgaaaacataataaaacaacataaatcaaTCAGTAAAAAAAGGACTCAATCtacctttttgcattttaatttacagtaacactttacttgaagttttatacataaggctgagattacatgaataaggtgtcacggAGGCTGTCATTGAGTGTTGTTCGTTACTCCAACCTTAACCCTTCcgaaccccactagatccctctacCTAACCCAAAAGATAGCTCCAAAGGTGATAAATTAGCAATCAATAACAATTACTTTTCCTcaccatattttttctccttttaattcaTTGCTttctacattattcccatttctgccactttttcatcaaatttcaatgcctcttctgcacattttttccactttcaagacattttcggtacttataaaccctttccaccactttttccacctaatgctGACAATGACTCATCATtgtcttttcaccatttttcatgcttattttttttgccaatttaatcactttcacgatttgtcatgcccatttttttgccagtttaaactaattgttcctcctttttaagttacattacccccccccccccccccccccccccccccatttctgacacttttaaagCAATATTATTGAAAcgttgaacctttttttttttttttaaactagtttttctgttagttttttgctgctctaatttgcaacttttaaccagtttttatggtttttaaaatcttttccacaatttttggtcacttttaactctagactatggagaaaataataatgaacttcCTAACATTGGATATTACtgtgatgaataaataaatgtggttatcacagattcatagaacaatggaccatcattttgctgactttatggatggaccccaaaaatctctcccctttattccctcttataaatgaccctgtctccacacgactgttcttcaatgttcatgtctgtgtctgtcaacAACATGTAAAGCATCTGCTGATTGTCTATTGTTGTCATGCACAAGCACAGGTTGGTTGCTCACTTCAGTTAGCATCTTCCTGGCTAAAGCTCCCTCTTCTTCTGAAGCCATGGCGTCAAGAGTTCCCTTGTCCAGAGTTGCCTGGTAACTGCCATCCTCAAACAAGGTTTGTGTTGCATCCACTTGTTGAAACGTCAGACCGGGCCTACGCACAGCATTCCTCTGATTCATGTGGTTCACCACCGTCTCGCTGATATCTATGTtggtcaaatgtttgtagccgaCGTCATACAGCTGTTCACTGAGCTCCGAGTTACCACAACCAACCACTAGTACCTGAAGGACACAATTAACAATGATACAATACATACTTGACTTGATAGTGGAACATTTGCTCTGTTTTTCAATATATTGTAAAGTCAGTAAGTACTGCTTTTCTAAGCTGCTGaaactatacattttgtttcttttaaacaCAAAGCTAAATCTTGTGAACATTGATcatgtgtaatttttttggcaGTATAAAGGCAATGGTATATTtgaactgttttatttatttatttttattgttatttgtgaGGATATATAGCATCTTCACGATTGTTAACTGTATActttatcattaatattattgcaCAGATCTTTGAGAACTCATCCCCAAAATTTAGTACAAAATACCAAGAACACTCGTTTTTATTAGGTTAAACGGTTATTCATTTACTGAAATTTTCCCATTCAAACCTATTGGGACGGTGAAGACAGCGCTACCTGCTGTTAGTCTTTATTAATACAGTTTACTGTATTATGAATGGTACTAttggttatactgactccgagtgGTTCACCTTACGCAGCGGTGTCagattcattttagttcaggggccaaatacggagcactttaatctcaagtgggccaaagattttatgcaggtaaatgagtaattttaacattattgtgccctagtttacgcTGCTTAAGAAACTGACAATGTCCAAGCAATAAGTACGTAGGGacgtcccgatacaactttttcacttctgatacgataccgatattgcatccTTGCATATTGGTCGATCACGATATCGATGCGATGCAATATCAGCACTaatcatgcatacttttatgactcattttgtcatgtggaatgtcagaaaaggcttgatcacgtgatgtcactcaaacagagaacaatagtcagtaacagtaggtatgagaaaaactgacccatttattattaaccaattggttacattataacctttaacataatatctacagtattctacaattgaataaaataaatgataagaccctgaaaaataacctaaataaatccaataaaaacaaattatacttttaaagtgcatacaattcaagttcacttcagttattatttttttaaagtcagtatatggtgggaacaactgagggcggggacaaaaacaacacaattatcggagcgcttatattgGAGAATTtaaatgcagtccgataaaatccgatattcgttttctgtcTGATATCAATATagaatcgggacacccctagcaattagtgatagatatcagtccaaaCAGCATATTTACTTTCAATTTTGTGACCAGTTTCTAttcaattaagggaaatattatgtaataatttaaggCAAATTCAAGCATTTTGTaagatttttgagttttttcaacagttcaacattaaaaatgactgcaatataagcaccgggaaataTTTACTTCCTCCAGCGGGCCGAAAAGGACGCTCCAAAgagccgaatttggcccccgggccttgagtttagcagtgtgacgatatctcgatatatcacgatatttttccGCATGATCGATCATATCGATATGCTCCctctaagtatcgatttttaaatttttttcaaaaccttttctgcttttcactaaaatgtgcacgTAGGTCTTctcagaaatgttgtcactgtttgttgaaggaaccaatatattgtttactggattattgcactataatggtgtcactggtaagaaagaccatattttttgtttacagaaagcactattggagatacttatttgtttacattggtgtGTTGACAccgttcataggacactttttccaatgtattgtttttcagagatttaaaataaaaattgtattttttcccttaatcttttttttttcttgttgtgtcatagattattgtagattgatttctgaccaatatataattaatcgcagtatcgtcatatcgtgagataattgttatcgtgagctttgtatcgcgtatcgtatcgtaaggtacccagaggttcccacccctacttgagtttgacacataagTGTGACCTTATGCATCCTTACACTagtctaattattattaatatcattaatacCACCCCCATTAGATCAAAGGGTAGCTAGTTGGGACATTGAACCATGTCTTATGACTTATCTGAACTTGACAGACACTAACCAGGACTTCAGATCCTTGCCATATTAAAAACAGTACATTATATGATGTATTGAATAAGTGAGATGAATCTGATCCAGTGTACATTTCCATACCTTGTCTTGCACTCTGATGTATTTATGCAGCACACCGCAGAGTTTGTTGTAGTCTCCATACCACTCAAAAGCCTTCTCTCCGCGTTTCTTAAAGAACCTGTCCCAGTATTCAGCAGAGCTGAACTCTTCAGCCGTACGAGGTAACAGACTCATGGTCTTCTACGGTGAGCTTTCACACACTGTAAGTTTATACTTTATGCTCCGTTTATCGAGTCAAAAGCAGAAATTCCCCACATGGCAAATTTCCCCAAACGTAATTTTCCACACGGACAAAATTGACAGTAGCACCACACCGTGTGATTGGAGAGGTTGACGTAGGCGGGGTTACAAACTGTCCTGTGATTCGCTGAAACATTTTGTGTTGTGATATGATTGGTCCGTGCAGAGTTGCGTGTGCTCCGCTGCTTTTATATTTCCGGTCTGTCGTACGTTAACGTTATGGCTTTACCGGCTGGAAGGTCCGTGGTCTTCGTGACTGGAAACGCAAAGAAACTCGAAGAAGTAAGAGACAAACTtcagacattattattattttttcattatttaaaaaattccGAAATATCCCATTCCATTTTAATTGTTTCACTGGTTGCTAAAAATAGACAGAGAGAGTGTGGTCTCAGGCTGTAACGCTGTATTTTCCAACATGTTTATCTCTCAGCATTACATTAAAGAGAATAGCCCTTTAGCTTTACAACAACTAAGACTAAGATAAATGTTTTCGCCTTGCCTTAAATAAAACGTCACATTTCACTCTTTAAGAATACTGCTTTAATTTTGTCTATTCAGGGGTTAGATTAAAGCTACAGAAACAGTGACATgtgacataaacaaacacaagttacacacattaatatttgtacaattatttttgtaacCTTAATACTTACTTAATGATTGGTTTtagggatagaccgatatggattttttttagggccgataccgattttttttcgCAGTTACGGACTTCCgtttttcttgagccgatactacttttgctccctcaatttacatcataaaaattacacaataatgataacaaatggtacgagtctcaatttaaaaagaaggaacatttattggaattaacaaaggtgaggtagaagtaaaaaaaaaatattggcagtggctatcagtaCGTATACGTGTCAATAGACTGCCAATCTATGcatatgcagcgcccctcattggccagtttgggtcacgtgacttaaagttctgtcagttttattttagctcaaatgtatttttagctaccccgctaacccttttattttaggcctgccccaggaaataccctaaattTTACCCCCGATGCTCTCACAGGGCCTCTGtctgcttgttttaataaactttgtattattttgcaagtcAGTTTCAACGAAGACCTTTTTTCCActctacatctttttttttaaccatctaCGTCATCACCTGGGGAGTcatgacaaatgttttttttctttgtatatgtatttttaaaggtggactttgccatgttaaatatgttaaaatgaaaaaaaaacgtatcggtcaaatgtgggatttgaacccacggaAGAATTCTTGAGCCAGGCACCTTAGACCACGAGGCCATCTTTAATACAAATATAGATGCGTattctggtttgtttgtttttctttaggtTGACCGGTTGATGCTTGTATTTTAATTCATGAATTGTGCTGCagttttatggagtcattttgaatttagtttgttattttagGTCTGGTAATAAACtcaataataatttttgtttgaTAAACCTGCTCGTAAATTAATAGCTAATCAAGCAATCTTGTGTCATAAGATTAATGTATTCAGACATGTAGAAATAATGAATTACCTTTCTGGATCTTTTTCAATATCTGCTGATCTACTGGGATTCACACTCACAACTACCTCCTGGATTTACAGGGACTTATTAAAAAGTACGagtgataatgttgtgattaaCTCTAAAGGTTCAGAATCAGACTGCTGGTAATGGTGTTACTGTCCTTCAATATGAATAAAGGATTTTTAAGGGCCCCGAACAACCTAGTTCAGTACTGTTCCTGACTGAAGTAGTTTAATCTCTTCTTTATGACCacagtgtagttttttttttttttttttttttttttttttcatggtgGCAACTTTAGAGAAAAGTTCTGATAATCTCAAACTAGGTTCTTAAACATGAGGATAACTTactgtagagcaggggtgtcaaacttattttagttcaagggccaaatacggaccagatCGATCACAAGTTGtaggttttaggcgggaaaattaacaatttcaacgttaatgtgcccaagtttgcaattccagttataaattagacataaagtatgAAAGGTGTCAACAagatctaagcaataagtgacagatacctgtatgtcctttgatttattcattttttgaccattttttttaatttttgagttctttcaacagcAATTAACAACTGAATTTATTTACacaatccatgtttttgttttgttattttggctttctcctgtgggccgaatcaGATAATCTGTTTAACATATGTGTGACGTATACTCTTGTGAGTATGGAGTCCCTCCTAGAGTTTGAAACAGAATGTTTACTTCATAGATCTGCTGATAAGTCTGtacatcagtgtgtgtgagggtgtCATTTTGTTCCAGTGTCAAATCACACTATAAGTAAACTTGATTTGATCTTATTTCATCCAACAGGTTATTCAGATCTTGGGAGACAGGTTTCCCTACAAACTAGTGTCAAAAAAGATTGACTGTAAGTatccaaataaaaaacattgtttttaagagTCAATagtaacttcatttttttttttatctagtgCCTGAATATCAGGGAGAACCGGATGAGATTTCCATACAGAAGTGTAAGGAGGCTGTACGGCAGGTACGGTACATCAtcgtcattatcatcatcatcattactgCCTATAACTGTGCAGATTGAAGCACTTGGTTGAATTaaacgtttgtttgtttgtttctggtgGATAGATTGATGGGCCAGTCATAGTGGAGGACACCTGTCTGTGTTTCAGAGCTTTGGGGGGGTTACCTGGTCCTTATATGTAAGTGTAACACTACTGAGGTACATtggtgtctttattattcaatcataAGAaactttttaactaaaaaaaaaagttaaaaaaaatcactttaataaaaaaaaatacttaaataaaaaataaaaaaaattcaatcaaagaaaagaaattcaatcaaagaaaataaattcaatccaaaaaatatttttaatcaaagaaaaaaagtgtttgaatacAAAAAAACTTCAGTCCCAAAAAAATAGCGTtcgaaaacttttttttgtttcagaatattttttctgattgaaatgctttattctttgattgaataataaagacacaaatgtactccCCTTATTATggtccaaatacaaaaaaaatgacttcaaatgaaaaaaattcagtcaaagaaaaaaagtgttgaaatgcaattatttgcagcaaatatttttttgcatttgaacactatTTTTGATTGaggttaacttttttttttttttttttactgaaattatgaaaaaaaatgtttttgattgaataatagaGGCACAAATCTGTCTTCATTAAAGGGATTAATTATAAGATGGCTTGTTTTTGCAGCAAATGGTTTCTGGACAAACTAAAGCCAGAAGGTAAGTGGATAAAATCAACTTGTTGTGGGTGTTTTGAACTTTAATTTAAGATGACTTTTccacatgtttttatttcaggcttataCAAACTCCTAGCTGGATTTGAGGATAAATCAGCATGGGCTCtttgtacttttgctttctgtGCTGGGAAAGATGAGCCTGTGGAGCTT from Gouania willdenowi chromosome 4, fGouWil2.1, whole genome shotgun sequence includes the following:
- the itpa gene encoding inosine triphosphate pyrophosphatase; this encodes MALPAGRSVVFVTGNAKKLEEVIQILGDRFPYKLVSKKIDLPEYQGEPDEISIQKCKEAVRQIDGPVIVEDTCLCFRALGGLPGPYIKWFLDKLKPEGLYKLLAGFEDKSAWALCTFAFCAGKDEPVELFRGKTEGHIVEPRGPRDFGWDPCFQPDGYDKTYAELPKEVKNSISHRYRALASMSEFFCQNNHTSPQNKKTKLTD